In the genome of Cryptomeria japonica chromosome 8, Sugi_1.0, whole genome shotgun sequence, one region contains:
- the LOC131054656 gene encoding BAHD acyltransferase DCR-like → MVRINRKRCVFPSTPSVAQQIKLSCLDLQMLFISYNQKGLFYQIHADEYSSYVDRLAETLSEVLVKFHPLAGRLTTSPLDGGIYILCNDSGVDFIEATAEDLSIEDLTTAEVPPAVEELFALNGAVNFEGHRLPLLAIQVTQLKDGVAVCCTLNHAIADGASLWDFFNFWSRLCKTNRNKIPDSPIYDRSLLEPPGSAVRLGLDPDGHVPQICPPPLPVKIFHFSAHTISRLKEQANQDSSFTISSFQAFCGHVWRAVTRARRLCPDETV, encoded by the exons ATGGTTCGTATTAACAGAAAGCGCTGTGTATTTCCATCCACTCCATCCGTTGCTCAGCAGATCAAACTTTCGTGCTTAGATTTACAAATGCTGTTCATCAGCTACAATCAAAAAGGCCTCTTCTATCAAATCCATGCAGACGAATACTCTTCTTACGTAGATCGTCTTGCTGAAACGCTGTCTGAGGTTTTGGTAAAATTTCATCCTTTGGCCGGCCGGTTAACAACTAGTCCTCTGGATGGCGGTATTTACATCCTCTGCAACGACTCGGGCGTAGATTTCATCGAAGCCACGGCAGAAGACCTAAGTATTGAGGATCTGACCACAGCAGAAGTTCCACCAGCTGTCGAAGAACTATTTGCCCTCAACGGGGCCGTCAACTTTGAAGGCCATCGCCTTCCGTTGCTTGCAATCCAG GTAACTCAGCTGAAAGACGGGGTTGCCGTGTGTTGCACGCTCAACCACGCCATAGCCGACGGCGCTTCGCTCTGGGATTTCTTTAATTTCTGGTCACGTCTGTGCAAAACGAATAGGAACAAAATTCCCGATAGCCCTATCTACGACAGGTCTCTGCTAGAGCCTCCCGGATCTGCAGTTAGACTTGGCCTTGATCCAGACGGCCACGTCCCACAGATTTGCCCGCCTCCATTGCCAGTAAAAATTTTCCATTTCAGCGCCCACACGATCAGCCGCTTAAAGGAGCAGGCCAACCAGGATTCATCCTTTACGATCTCTTCCTTCCAGGCGTTTTGCGGACACGTGTGGCGGGCAGTCACGCGTGCCCGGAGGCTCTGCCCGGACGAGACCGTTTAG